TTTCTCCAGGAACATCCCGCCGTTCTTGAAATTCGTCTCCGCCAAATGGCGCACGCCGTCATAAGCAGCTCTCAAAGAAGCCTCATCTGCGCATACGCGCATCCCGATGCCGCCTCCGCCCGCTGTGCTCTTGAGAATAACAGGGTAGCCAATGCGGCTCGCTTCGAAGAGCGCCTCTTCGAGTTCTGTAATCAGCGGAGTTCCTGGCAGCATGGGCACGCCGGCTCTTTCCGCAATTTCACGAGCCGAATGCTTGAGTCCGAACATCTCCATTTGTTCCGGCGTAGGGCCGATGAACACGATCCCGTTGTCGCGACAAGCGCGAGCGAACTCCGCATTTTCGCTCAAGAAGCCGTAACCGGGATGAATCGCTTGCGCACCGGTTTCCAGCGCTGTCCGCATAATCAACTCTGTATTCAAATAGCTTTCCTTCGCCGGGCCGTCACCGATCAGAACCGCCTCATCGGCGCCATCGACGTGCAAGCTATCTTGATCTGCTCCTGTATACACAGCTACTGAGGCTACTCCGAGCTTGCGTAAAGTACGTTCAATTCGTACGGCGATCGCACCGCGATTGGCAATTAGCACTTTGGTGAACATCGTAACCACACTCCTTCGAATATCTTGAACGGCTATGCCGTCAACTAGCTCACTTTTCCCAAATTAGAACTTGAATCGGTGTCGGATTGTAGGCGTTGCATGGATTATTGAGCTGCGGACAGTTGCTGATCAGCACCATCGAGCTTCCCAAAGACTCCACCTCCACATAACAACCTGGCGCAGATACCCCATCATCGAACTTCAGCCCGCCATCGGCGCTGACCGGTACATTCATAAAGAAATTAATATTCGGCGCCAAATCACGCTTCGTATACCCCCCGTCCTGTCCTGCCAACTGCAGCATGAAAGTGTCCCGGCAATTGTGCATCGAAAGCTTATCGTGCGAGTAGCGTACAGTATTGCTTTGCGCTGAACATGATCCTCCCACCGTATCGTGGCGGCCGCACGTATCAGCTACGATTCGCAGCAGCGCCTTACCGGATTCCGCCCGCAGCACGGATCCTGTGCTCAGATAAATATTGCTTTGTCCCGCAATCGTAGCCACCGCACTGTAGTGATCCTCCGGATTCTCCGCATCATAGAACAGCGTGTCTGCCGCCTGATTCCCTTCCAAATCGACAATGCGGAGCACCTGCCCCGGCTTCAAAACCTTCATCCACCCGTCCCCTGCTTGAATAACTTCGCTATGGATCGCGTCCTCGACTTTGCGAGAACTCTCAACTCGATTAAATACCGCCATGTCCTTTCCTCCTCCGCATGTTTTTAGAAGCCCAGCAATGTGTGATATTCCCATGTATTTTCAAAAGCTCGGCGATTCTCCGAACGGTAATTCACACAATAATCCTCTTCCGTCACAGGCTCAGCTGTAAGAATTTCGATGTTGACCGGTACGGATGGATACGAAGTTCTAGGATCAAGCGGATTCGGCGTATTGGATACGAGAAGCAAAGTATCTAGTTCCGTACGAAGCGTAACCACAGCGCCTGCATGGCAATGTCCCAAACTAAAGTGCATATCCCCTTGTTCATCGCAGAACACTTTGGAAAACAAATTAACCACCGGCATCATATCCCGCATGCTCAGTCCATTGCGCACCAACTCCACGGCAAAATTCTCCTGCCCGCTGCGCAGCCAAGCATTCCGCTGCTGCCCGAAATCTGTCGCCCCATATTTGGCATCCGTCGCCTCTCGGCTCGTATACCCGCTGAGCGGATCATGCCAGCCGACGCTATCTTCGACCAGACTTGCCAGCACGCGTCCATTGTCACTCATCAGCACATGCCCTCTAGTCAAATGGGCCGTATATTGCGCCTTGAGCGTATCCGGCATATTGTAGCGCTCCGTCAGATCTCTCGCGTGGAACAATTGAATAGACACATTCGCTCCCGCTTCCAGCGCTGTAAAACGAATCAACTTCCCTCTGCCAATCGCCCCCGACCACTTGCCTCCAGGCCCTATCGTCATGCTCCAACTGTTAGCCATGCTATCCGACTCCTTTGCGATGTAGTTAAACAAAAAGGGAGACATCACAAGACTCAAGTGTCTTGGTGATATCTCCCAGGTTTTTATCCTTCCGTGTCGCTCTCCTACAAGAGCGGTTTACTCTCGGACCAGCCCGGTTGTCGCCGGCGGAACCCTAGTAAACAATCATTATTCATTTGTGTTATCAAACATAACATCGACGGATAAATGTGTCAACAATTTCTCATAAAATCGTTTAATTCGCATAAAATACTTCTCACACCATAAATTATATGTTATATTAACTTACACAAAAGACATATAACTAACATCGCTAAGAATTATGTATGAATACGCTCTTTAAAGTAAGGATTCATCACATATTATTGTTTTCTAGGGTTCCGCGGAAGTACACACGCCGGTCTGGTCCGAGAGAAGACGCACAGCTAACCCTGTGTTCACGGAGGGACAAAAGCCCGGGAGGATATCTGTTTCATAGATATCTCCTTGGCTTTTTTGCATATCAAACCATAAAGGAGTGCTGTCATCATGACAACCGAAGTCACACTACGTAAGTCCTTAAGCTTATTTCAAGTCGTTTACATGGGTTTAGCTTGGATGACGCCAATGATCTATTTCTCCATCTATGGGATTGCTTATGAGAACGCGCATGGCATGCTAACACAAGCCTATCTGCTTGCTTTCATTGCCATTTTCTTCACCGCTTACAGCTATGGAGTGATGTCCAAAACGTTCCCCACCTCCGGCTCCGCCTACACGTATACCAAAAAAAGCCTCCACCCCTACCTCGGCTTCCTCGTAGGCTGGGCGCTGCTTCTTGATTATTTCTTTTCCCCTATCATCGCTTGTCTGACTTTCGGCATTTATCTGCATGCCCAGTTCCCCTCGATTCCAGCTTACGTCTGGATCATTGGTCTGAATATCGTGCTTGCGATCGTGAATGTAATCGGCATTAAATTTTCCGCTAACATTAGCAAACTCTTCGTCTGGATTCAAATTTTGTTTATCGCCGTCTTTTGCTTCTTCCTGTTCCGCGGCCTGAGCGGCGATGTGCATCCGATGCAGCTTTTCCTGCAAACCGACGTCCCTTTCTCGACCATTCTGGCCGGAGCCTCGATTATCTGCTTCTCTTTCCTCGGATTTGACACCGTCACAACGATGTCGGAAGAGACGATTAATTCAGAGAAAACGATTCCTAAGGCGATAATGATCATCATCATTACGGCCAGTATTCTTTACCTGGTGCCATCCGTGCTGACCCAACTGATTTATCCACACTTAACCTTCGTCAATGTCGATTCAGCCGGATTCGAAATCGTCCAACTCGTAGGCGGGGCAGCGCTCAGCTCCGTATTCATCACCGTGCTCATCCTCGCCATCTTCACGCAAGGCCTATCATCGGTGACAAGTGTGTCGCGTCTACTTTTCGTCATGGGGCGTGATGCTATTTTACCTAAAAGAATATTCGGTTTCCTTCACCCTAAATTCAATACGCCAGTCATTAACATCGCCATTGTCAGCTGTGTTTCGCTGCTTGCTCTAGTTATTTCACTGGACAACGCCGTCAAATTCGTCAATTTCGGCGCCTTGACTGCCTTCTTCTTCGTCAACATTTCTGTCATCGC
Above is a genomic segment from Paenibacillus sp. HWE-109 containing:
- a CDS encoding urea amidolyase associated protein UAAP2, with protein sequence MAVFNRVESSRKVEDAIHSEVIQAGDGWMKVLKPGQVLRIVDLEGNQAADTLFYDAENPEDHYSAVATIAGQSNIYLSTGSVLRAESGKALLRIVADTCGRHDTVGGSCSAQSNTVRYSHDKLSMHNCRDTFMLQLAGQDGGYTKRDLAPNINFFMNVPVSADGGLKFDDGVSAPGCYVEVESLGSSMVLISNCPQLNNPCNAYNPTPIQVLIWEK
- a CDS encoding APC family permease — encoded protein: MTTEVTLRKSLSLFQVVYMGLAWMTPMIYFSIYGIAYENAHGMLTQAYLLAFIAIFFTAYSYGVMSKTFPTSGSAYTYTKKSLHPYLGFLVGWALLLDYFFSPIIACLTFGIYLHAQFPSIPAYVWIIGLNIVLAIVNVIGIKFSANISKLFVWIQILFIAVFCFFLFRGLSGDVHPMQLFLQTDVPFSTILAGASIICFSFLGFDTVTTMSEETINSEKTIPKAIMIIIITASILYLVPSVLTQLIYPHLTFVNVDSAGFEIVQLVGGAALSSVFITVLILAIFTQGLSSVTSVSRLLFVMGRDAILPKRIFGFLHPKFNTPVINIAIVSCVSLLALVISLDNAVKFVNFGALTAFFFVNISVIAQKYIKEGQRSAKMTLKYLILPLVGAGFIGYLLSLLDKDALWMGGAWLVVGIVYHLVQKRMRLSAGRVAVPIRGQSGVRT
- a CDS encoding urea amidolyase associated protein UAAP1; this translates as MANSWSMTIGPGGKWSGAIGRGKLIRFTALEAGANVSIQLFHARDLTERYNMPDTLKAQYTAHLTRGHVLMSDNGRVLASLVEDSVGWHDPLSGYTSREATDAKYGATDFGQQRNAWLRSGQENFAVELVRNGLSMRDMMPVVNLFSKVFCDEQGDMHFSLGHCHAGAVVTLRTELDTLLLVSNTPNPLDPRTSYPSVPVNIEILTAEPVTEEDYCVNYRSENRRAFENTWEYHTLLGF